From one Salmo salar chromosome ssa09, Ssal_v3.1, whole genome shotgun sequence genomic stretch:
- the LOC106612797 gene encoding ras-related protein Rab-34 isoform X3: MHVCATLCPMISAARGTRPALNILPKFQREPGGLFDHCYLGLMSVRVPSMSVLPPVRRDRIIAQLPQFYSKKAAVHTKDEFNSKVKTACQEQRTGTVGRFKIAKVIVVGDLAVGKTCLINRFCKDAFDKNYKATIGVDFEMERFEVLGVPFSLQLWDTAGQERFKCIASTYYRGAQTIVIVFDVNDVASLGHARQWLEDALKENDPTNVQLFLVGTKKDLSSPAQYSQIEQDAIELAEEIKAEYWALSSLTGENVREFFFRIASLAFEANVLAELEKSGSRHIGDVIKINSNSNNVYATSKKKQSNCCQ, translated from the exons atGCATGTTTGTGCTACACTGTGTCCAATGATATCTGCCGCCAGGGGGACTCGACCCGCGCTGAACATACTTCCCAAATTCCAACGAGAACCTGGAG GTCTCTTTGATCACTGTTATCTTGGCCTAATGTCTGTCCGAGTGCCATCCATGAGTGTTCTGCCTCCTGTTCGAAGGGACCGCATCATTGCCCAGCTTCCTCAG TTTTACAGTAAGAAGGCTGCTGTGCATACTAAAGATGAGTTCAACTCCAAAGTGAAGACTGCCTGCCAGGAGCAACGCACTGGCACAGTAGG TAGGTTTAAAATTGCTAAGGTCATAGTGGTTGGTGACCTGGCTGTGGGAAAAACATGTCTGATTAATAG GTTTTGCAAGGATGCATTTGACAAGAACTACAAGGCGACCATTGGCGTTGACTTTGAGATGGAGCGGTTTGAAGTGTTGGGGGTGCCTTTCAGCTTACAGTT GTGGGACACTGCGGGGCAGGAGAGGTTCAAGTGTATTGCTTCCACATACTACAGGGGAGCTCAGA CTATTGTTATTGTGTTCGATGTAAATGATGTGGCATCTTTGGGCCATGCAAG GCAGTGGCTTGAAGATGCCTTGAAGGAGAATGATCCTACCAATGTCCAGCTTTTCCTGGTGGGCACAAAGAAAGACCTAAGT TCTCCTGCTCAGTACTCTCAGATTGAACAGGATGCCATCGAACTGGCTGAGGAAATCAAAGCAGAATATTGGGCCTTGTCATCATTGACTG GGGAAAATGTGAGGGAGTTTTTCTTCCGTATTGCATCATTGGCATTTGAGGCCAACGTTCTGGCAGAGCTAGAGAAGAGTGGATCAAGGCACATTGGGGACGTTATCA
- the LOC106612797 gene encoding ras-related protein Rab-34 isoform X2 gives MHVCATLCPMISAARGTRPALNILPKFQREPGDAYCSVTKEPHPVPLQGLFDHCYLGLMSVRVPSMSVLPPVRRDRIIAQLPQFYSKKAAVHTKDEFNSKVKTACQEQRTGTVGFKIAKVIVVGDLAVGKTCLINRFCKDAFDKNYKATIGVDFEMERFEVLGVPFSLQLWDTAGQERFKCIASTYYRGAQTIVIVFDVNDVASLGHARQWLEDALKENDPTNVQLFLVGTKKDLSSPAQYSQIEQDAIELAEEIKAEYWALSSLTGENVREFFFRIASLAFEANVLAELEKSGSRHIGDVIKINSNSNNVYATSKKKQSNCCQ, from the exons atGCATGTTTGTGCTACACTGTGTCCAATGATATCTGCCGCCAGGGGGACTCGACCCGCGCTGAACATACTTCCCAAATTCCAACGAGAACCTGGAG ACGCTTACTGCTCCGTGACGAAAGAACCTCATCCCGTCCCGTTACAAG GTCTCTTTGATCACTGTTATCTTGGCCTAATGTCTGTCCGAGTGCCATCCATGAGTGTTCTGCCTCCTGTTCGAAGGGACCGCATCATTGCCCAGCTTCCTCAG TTTTACAGTAAGAAGGCTGCTGTGCATACTAAAGATGAGTTCAACTCCAAAGTGAAGACTGCCTGCCAGGAGCAACGCACTGGCACAGTAGG GTTTAAAATTGCTAAGGTCATAGTGGTTGGTGACCTGGCTGTGGGAAAAACATGTCTGATTAATAG GTTTTGCAAGGATGCATTTGACAAGAACTACAAGGCGACCATTGGCGTTGACTTTGAGATGGAGCGGTTTGAAGTGTTGGGGGTGCCTTTCAGCTTACAGTT GTGGGACACTGCGGGGCAGGAGAGGTTCAAGTGTATTGCTTCCACATACTACAGGGGAGCTCAGA CTATTGTTATTGTGTTCGATGTAAATGATGTGGCATCTTTGGGCCATGCAAG GCAGTGGCTTGAAGATGCCTTGAAGGAGAATGATCCTACCAATGTCCAGCTTTTCCTGGTGGGCACAAAGAAAGACCTAAGT TCTCCTGCTCAGTACTCTCAGATTGAACAGGATGCCATCGAACTGGCTGAGGAAATCAAAGCAGAATATTGGGCCTTGTCATCATTGACTG GGGAAAATGTGAGGGAGTTTTTCTTCCGTATTGCATCATTGGCATTTGAGGCCAACGTTCTGGCAGAGCTAGAGAAGAGTGGATCAAGGCACATTGGGGACGTTATCA
- the LOC106612797 gene encoding ras-related protein Rab-34 isoform X5 has translation MSVRVPSMSVLPPVRRDRIIAQLPQFYSKKAAVHTKDEFNSKVKTACQEQRTGTVGRFKIAKVIVVGDLAVGKTCLINRFCKDAFDKNYKATIGVDFEMERFEVLGVPFSLQLWDTAGQERFKCIASTYYRGAQTIVIVFDVNDVASLGHARQWLEDALKENDPTNVQLFLVGTKKDLSSPAQYSQIEQDAIELAEEIKAEYWALSSLTGENVREFFFRIASLAFEANVLAELEKSGSRHIGDVIKINSNSNNVYATSKKKQSNCCQ, from the exons ATGTCTGTCCGAGTGCCATCCATGAGTGTTCTGCCTCCTGTTCGAAGGGACCGCATCATTGCCCAGCTTCCTCAG TTTTACAGTAAGAAGGCTGCTGTGCATACTAAAGATGAGTTCAACTCCAAAGTGAAGACTGCCTGCCAGGAGCAACGCACTGGCACAGTAGG TAGGTTTAAAATTGCTAAGGTCATAGTGGTTGGTGACCTGGCTGTGGGAAAAACATGTCTGATTAATAG GTTTTGCAAGGATGCATTTGACAAGAACTACAAGGCGACCATTGGCGTTGACTTTGAGATGGAGCGGTTTGAAGTGTTGGGGGTGCCTTTCAGCTTACAGTT GTGGGACACTGCGGGGCAGGAGAGGTTCAAGTGTATTGCTTCCACATACTACAGGGGAGCTCAGA CTATTGTTATTGTGTTCGATGTAAATGATGTGGCATCTTTGGGCCATGCAAG GCAGTGGCTTGAAGATGCCTTGAAGGAGAATGATCCTACCAATGTCCAGCTTTTCCTGGTGGGCACAAAGAAAGACCTAAGT TCTCCTGCTCAGTACTCTCAGATTGAACAGGATGCCATCGAACTGGCTGAGGAAATCAAAGCAGAATATTGGGCCTTGTCATCATTGACTG GGGAAAATGTGAGGGAGTTTTTCTTCCGTATTGCATCATTGGCATTTGAGGCCAACGTTCTGGCAGAGCTAGAGAAGAGTGGATCAAGGCACATTGGGGACGTTATCA
- the LOC106612797 gene encoding ras-related protein Rab-34 isoform X1, translated as MHVCATLCPMISAARGTRPALNILPKFQREPGDAYCSVTKEPHPVPLQGLFDHCYLGLMSVRVPSMSVLPPVRRDRIIAQLPQFYSKKAAVHTKDEFNSKVKTACQEQRTGTVGRFKIAKVIVVGDLAVGKTCLINRFCKDAFDKNYKATIGVDFEMERFEVLGVPFSLQLWDTAGQERFKCIASTYYRGAQTIVIVFDVNDVASLGHARQWLEDALKENDPTNVQLFLVGTKKDLSSPAQYSQIEQDAIELAEEIKAEYWALSSLTGENVREFFFRIASLAFEANVLAELEKSGSRHIGDVIKINSNSNNVYATSKKKQSNCCQ; from the exons atGCATGTTTGTGCTACACTGTGTCCAATGATATCTGCCGCCAGGGGGACTCGACCCGCGCTGAACATACTTCCCAAATTCCAACGAGAACCTGGAG ACGCTTACTGCTCCGTGACGAAAGAACCTCATCCCGTCCCGTTACAAG GTCTCTTTGATCACTGTTATCTTGGCCTAATGTCTGTCCGAGTGCCATCCATGAGTGTTCTGCCTCCTGTTCGAAGGGACCGCATCATTGCCCAGCTTCCTCAG TTTTACAGTAAGAAGGCTGCTGTGCATACTAAAGATGAGTTCAACTCCAAAGTGAAGACTGCCTGCCAGGAGCAACGCACTGGCACAGTAGG TAGGTTTAAAATTGCTAAGGTCATAGTGGTTGGTGACCTGGCTGTGGGAAAAACATGTCTGATTAATAG GTTTTGCAAGGATGCATTTGACAAGAACTACAAGGCGACCATTGGCGTTGACTTTGAGATGGAGCGGTTTGAAGTGTTGGGGGTGCCTTTCAGCTTACAGTT GTGGGACACTGCGGGGCAGGAGAGGTTCAAGTGTATTGCTTCCACATACTACAGGGGAGCTCAGA CTATTGTTATTGTGTTCGATGTAAATGATGTGGCATCTTTGGGCCATGCAAG GCAGTGGCTTGAAGATGCCTTGAAGGAGAATGATCCTACCAATGTCCAGCTTTTCCTGGTGGGCACAAAGAAAGACCTAAGT TCTCCTGCTCAGTACTCTCAGATTGAACAGGATGCCATCGAACTGGCTGAGGAAATCAAAGCAGAATATTGGGCCTTGTCATCATTGACTG GGGAAAATGTGAGGGAGTTTTTCTTCCGTATTGCATCATTGGCATTTGAGGCCAACGTTCTGGCAGAGCTAGAGAAGAGTGGATCAAGGCACATTGGGGACGTTATCA
- the LOC106612797 gene encoding ras-related protein Rab-34 isoform X4 yields MHVCATLCPMISAARGTRPALNILPKFQREPGGLFDHCYLGLMSVRVPSMSVLPPVRRDRIIAQLPQFYSKKAAVHTKDEFNSKVKTACQEQRTGTVGFKIAKVIVVGDLAVGKTCLINRFCKDAFDKNYKATIGVDFEMERFEVLGVPFSLQLWDTAGQERFKCIASTYYRGAQTIVIVFDVNDVASLGHARQWLEDALKENDPTNVQLFLVGTKKDLSSPAQYSQIEQDAIELAEEIKAEYWALSSLTGENVREFFFRIASLAFEANVLAELEKSGSRHIGDVIKINSNSNNVYATSKKKQSNCCQ; encoded by the exons atGCATGTTTGTGCTACACTGTGTCCAATGATATCTGCCGCCAGGGGGACTCGACCCGCGCTGAACATACTTCCCAAATTCCAACGAGAACCTGGAG GTCTCTTTGATCACTGTTATCTTGGCCTAATGTCTGTCCGAGTGCCATCCATGAGTGTTCTGCCTCCTGTTCGAAGGGACCGCATCATTGCCCAGCTTCCTCAG TTTTACAGTAAGAAGGCTGCTGTGCATACTAAAGATGAGTTCAACTCCAAAGTGAAGACTGCCTGCCAGGAGCAACGCACTGGCACAGTAGG GTTTAAAATTGCTAAGGTCATAGTGGTTGGTGACCTGGCTGTGGGAAAAACATGTCTGATTAATAG GTTTTGCAAGGATGCATTTGACAAGAACTACAAGGCGACCATTGGCGTTGACTTTGAGATGGAGCGGTTTGAAGTGTTGGGGGTGCCTTTCAGCTTACAGTT GTGGGACACTGCGGGGCAGGAGAGGTTCAAGTGTATTGCTTCCACATACTACAGGGGAGCTCAGA CTATTGTTATTGTGTTCGATGTAAATGATGTGGCATCTTTGGGCCATGCAAG GCAGTGGCTTGAAGATGCCTTGAAGGAGAATGATCCTACCAATGTCCAGCTTTTCCTGGTGGGCACAAAGAAAGACCTAAGT TCTCCTGCTCAGTACTCTCAGATTGAACAGGATGCCATCGAACTGGCTGAGGAAATCAAAGCAGAATATTGGGCCTTGTCATCATTGACTG GGGAAAATGTGAGGGAGTTTTTCTTCCGTATTGCATCATTGGCATTTGAGGCCAACGTTCTGGCAGAGCTAGAGAAGAGTGGATCAAGGCACATTGGGGACGTTATCA
- the LOC106612797 gene encoding ras-related protein Rab-34 isoform X6 gives MSVRVPSMSVLPPVRRDRIIAQLPQFYSKKAAVHTKDEFNSKVKTACQEQRTGTVGFKIAKVIVVGDLAVGKTCLINRFCKDAFDKNYKATIGVDFEMERFEVLGVPFSLQLWDTAGQERFKCIASTYYRGAQTIVIVFDVNDVASLGHARQWLEDALKENDPTNVQLFLVGTKKDLSSPAQYSQIEQDAIELAEEIKAEYWALSSLTGENVREFFFRIASLAFEANVLAELEKSGSRHIGDVIKINSNSNNVYATSKKKQSNCCQ, from the exons ATGTCTGTCCGAGTGCCATCCATGAGTGTTCTGCCTCCTGTTCGAAGGGACCGCATCATTGCCCAGCTTCCTCAG TTTTACAGTAAGAAGGCTGCTGTGCATACTAAAGATGAGTTCAACTCCAAAGTGAAGACTGCCTGCCAGGAGCAACGCACTGGCACAGTAGG GTTTAAAATTGCTAAGGTCATAGTGGTTGGTGACCTGGCTGTGGGAAAAACATGTCTGATTAATAG GTTTTGCAAGGATGCATTTGACAAGAACTACAAGGCGACCATTGGCGTTGACTTTGAGATGGAGCGGTTTGAAGTGTTGGGGGTGCCTTTCAGCTTACAGTT GTGGGACACTGCGGGGCAGGAGAGGTTCAAGTGTATTGCTTCCACATACTACAGGGGAGCTCAGA CTATTGTTATTGTGTTCGATGTAAATGATGTGGCATCTTTGGGCCATGCAAG GCAGTGGCTTGAAGATGCCTTGAAGGAGAATGATCCTACCAATGTCCAGCTTTTCCTGGTGGGCACAAAGAAAGACCTAAGT TCTCCTGCTCAGTACTCTCAGATTGAACAGGATGCCATCGAACTGGCTGAGGAAATCAAAGCAGAATATTGGGCCTTGTCATCATTGACTG GGGAAAATGTGAGGGAGTTTTTCTTCCGTATTGCATCATTGGCATTTGAGGCCAACGTTCTGGCAGAGCTAGAGAAGAGTGGATCAAGGCACATTGGGGACGTTATCA
- the LOC106612796 gene encoding TLC domain-containing protein 1, producing the protein MEALLPVLQRHPGLSVLVCALMFRVAHRLLQNLSVPKAVAVDDFRSWKWRNLSVSMVHSLLTGTWAVTCVIIWPEMATNIHSFYTAPAYILICISSGYFVQDAGDIILTGHARGSWEFLIHHVLVLWCFLYSLYSHLYVAGAVVALFVEVNSVTLHLRLMLKLASQQSSPLYQINKFLNVFTYVVFRLSAQFYLTYYIVQNYSWMDKGGYFLVTMTLMNTMILIYFYRLLRADFFPRTRPRMAQNGTHNNNVKKFLTE; encoded by the exons ATGGAGGCCTTGCTTCCTGTGTTGCAGCGGCACCCTGGACTGTCTGTGTTGGTGTGCGCTCTGATGTTCCGGGTGGCCCACCGACTACTACAGAACCTGTCTGTGCCCAAAGCGGTGGCGGTGGATGACTTCCGTTCCTGGAAGTGGAGGAACCTCTCGGTCTCTATGGTCCACTCCCTCCTGACAGGGACTTGGGCTGTGACCTG TGTGATCATCTGGCCTGAGATGGCAACCAACATTCACTCCTTCTACACGGCCCCAGCCTACATACTCATCTGCATCTCATCAG GATACTTTGTTCAGGATGCAGGTGACATCATCCTAACTGGACACGCAAGAGGATCCTGGGAGTTCTTAATTCATCATGTCCTG GTGCTCTGGTGCTTCCTGTATTCTCTGTACTCGCACCTCTACGTGGCCGGTGCTGTGGTGGCTCTCTTTGTGGAGGTTAACAGTGTCACCCTGCATTTGAGGCTAATGTTGAAGCTAGCATCACAGCAGTCGTCCCCTCTGTACCAAATCAACAAGTTCCTCAACGTCTTCACATATGTCGTCTTCCGCCTCAGCGCACAGTTCTACCTCACGTATTACATTGTCCAGAACTACTCCTGGATGGACAAAGGAGGCTACTTCCTCGTTACCATGACCCTAATGAACACCATGATCCTGATCTACTTTTATCGTCTTCTCCGTGCCGACTTCTTCCCCCGGACCAGGCCTCGCATGGCGCAAAATGGCACCCACAACAACAACGTCAAAAAGTTCCTCACTGAATGA